Proteins from one Caldanaerovirga acetigignens genomic window:
- a CDS encoding indolepyruvate oxidoreductase subunit beta, producing MAVKNIFISGVGGQGTILAGKVITTVLVNLGYDVKMSEVHGMAQRGGSVVTQIRYGEKVYSPLIEKGKADVLLAFEKLEAVRYVEYLAPEGTLIVNDLEMPPASVLIGKEEYPADIVERLKEKIENMILVDAVGIAKECGEMRAQNMVLVGVLAKVMGWPKDALISVIREVVPEKYVDVNITAFERGWDMGVI from the coding sequence ATGGCGGTAAAAAACATATTCATTTCAGGTGTTGGCGGGCAAGGGACGATTTTAGCTGGGAAGGTTATAACCACTGTTTTAGTTAATCTTGGCTACGATGTTAAGATGTCCGAGGTTCACGGGATGGCCCAAAGAGGAGGAAGTGTGGTAACTCAGATAAGATATGGCGAGAAGGTTTATTCGCCACTCATCGAAAAAGGAAAGGCGGATGTACTATTAGCTTTTGAAAAGCTCGAGGCGGTAAGGTACGTGGAGTATCTTGCACCGGAAGGCACTCTCATAGTCAATGACCTTGAGATGCCCCCGGCATCGGTATTGATAGGCAAGGAGGAGTATCCCGCTGATATCGTGGAGCGACTAAAGGAAAAAATAGAAAATATGATACTGGTAGATGCGGTTGGCATTGCAAAAGAATGCGGGGAGATGAGGGCTCAAAATATGGTATTAGTAGGTGTCTTGGCTAAAGTCATGGGATGGCCCAAAGATGCTTTAATAAGTGTAATAAGAGAGGTCGTACCTGAAAAATATGTCGATGTAAATATAACGGCTTTTGAAAGAGGGTGGGACATGGGTGTGATATGA
- a CDS encoding sigma 54-interacting transcriptional regulator: protein MGETICFVVKTKDRVGMALDILKILYRHSINLKAMEVAPGLAFLKIEKAEGLSYDLLKEQLLQEKDVLEVEKIKMMPQEKKEREIKAVLDATVEGIIAIDKNGIITAFNPAAEKILKIKAKEAIGRPVAEILAPDIPMLKTLRTGESYDNVEIVLNNQKTKSHYITSGRPILDQDGSPVGVVASLQDIENVMELVYSFAQPAVITFEEILGESEKMRRVKEIAKIAAKGNSTVLIRGESGTGKELFARSIHMASPRKNRPFVAVNCAAIPDTLLESELFGYEEGAFTGAKKGGKQGLFKYADKGTLFLDEIGELSTYLQVKLLRVLQEGKIRLVGGNEEIPVDVRIIAATNRDLEKLMKEGQFREDLYYRLNVIPIFIPPLRERKEDIPILARHLIKKLSQKVGKRINDISSEAMKKLMEYDWPGNVRELSNVVERAINLCDDEVIGVEHLVLKEEELSDSLYVRKPCGKTPCKNLKEAVEEAEKRAILEALSKSKSIREAAKLLGVTHATVLNKMKRYGIKKETYWSEEMVK, encoded by the coding sequence ATGGGCGAAACAATTTGTTTTGTGGTTAAGACCAAAGATAGGGTTGGTATGGCCCTCGACATTTTAAAAATACTTTACAGGCACAGCATAAACCTGAAGGCTATGGAAGTGGCACCCGGATTAGCCTTTTTGAAAATAGAAAAGGCCGAAGGCCTTTCTTACGACCTTTTGAAAGAGCAACTGCTTCAGGAAAAAGATGTGTTGGAAGTTGAAAAGATAAAAATGATGCCTCAGGAGAAAAAGGAAAGAGAAATAAAAGCCGTTTTGGATGCCACGGTTGAAGGCATAATCGCCATCGACAAGAACGGCATAATTACGGCGTTCAATCCGGCAGCAGAAAAAATACTAAAAATCAAGGCTAAAGAAGCCATCGGAAGGCCTGTCGCAGAAATACTTGCTCCGGACATACCTATGTTGAAAACTTTGCGGACTGGAGAAAGTTACGACAATGTGGAAATCGTTTTGAACAACCAAAAGACCAAAAGTCACTATATAACCTCGGGACGTCCCATCCTGGACCAGGACGGCAGTCCTGTGGGAGTTGTGGCGTCGCTTCAGGATATTGAAAACGTGATGGAACTAGTATATTCCTTTGCCCAGCCGGCGGTGATAACCTTCGAGGAAATTCTTGGGGAAAGCGAGAAGATGAGAAGAGTAAAGGAGATAGCAAAGATTGCCGCAAAAGGTAATTCTACCGTGCTAATAAGAGGCGAAAGCGGGACGGGCAAGGAACTTTTCGCCCGTTCCATTCACATGGCAAGTCCGAGGAAAAATAGGCCCTTCGTCGCCGTAAACTGTGCTGCGATTCCGGATACGCTTCTAGAGAGCGAACTATTTGGCTACGAGGAAGGCGCTTTTACGGGAGCAAAAAAAGGCGGAAAGCAGGGGCTTTTTAAATATGCCGACAAAGGTACTCTTTTTCTGGACGAGATAGGTGAACTTTCCACCTACCTGCAAGTGAAGCTCCTCCGGGTGCTCCAGGAGGGTAAAATTAGGCTGGTAGGCGGGAACGAAGAAATACCCGTGGACGTTCGCATCATTGCTGCTACCAACAGAGACTTAGAAAAGCTCATGAAGGAAGGCCAGTTCAGGGAGGACCTTTATTATAGGCTAAATGTCATTCCCATTTTCATACCGCCCCTCAGGGAACGGAAGGAAGACATTCCGATTTTGGCGAGGCATTTAATAAAGAAGCTGAGCCAAAAGGTGGGTAAAAGGATTAACGATATAAGCTCCGAAGCGATGAAAAAACTTATGGAGTACGACTGGCCAGGAAACGTGAGGGAGCTTTCAAACGTAGTAGAGAGGGCCATAAATCTGTGTGACGATGAAGTCATCGGAGTCGAACATTTAGTATTAAAAGAAGAAGAATTGAGTGACTCCCTTTACGTCAGAAAGCCGTGCGGTAAAACGCCCTGTAAGAATCTGAAAGAAGCGGTGGAGGAAGCCGAAAAAAGGGCAATTCTTGAAGCTCTCTCGAAGTCGAAAAGCATAAGGGAAGCTGCAAAGCTGCTCGGGGTGACCCATGCTACCGTCTTGAACAAGATGAAAAGGTACGGGATAAAGAAAGAAACCTACTGGTCGGAGGAAATGGTAAAATAA
- a CDS encoding sodium-dependent transporter produces the protein MANNRENWGTKLGLILAMAGNAIGLGNFWRFPYQVAKNGGGAFMLPYFAALLLLGIPLIYVEWMQGRFGGKYGHGTVGCMTYLQAREKVGHATAAFLGALVGMLVFSVTTLVNAYYTQIIGWTLGYSYLSLTGGYMDAAKSTGEVFVSYIQNPVMSLGFWALALAMLAYALARGVQKGIEAWAKVMMPLLYLFGLILIVRALTLGSPVNPDWSPIKGLDYLWSPKWNELKWESALAAAGQIFFTLSLGMGIIQNYASYLKPDDDIVLSATTTVFLNEFAEVILGGTIAIPIAFTFLGPEGIAGGVGLSFIALPNVFRMMPGGQFFGAFWFLVLFFAGFTSAIAMYNYLITILEEDLSVPRKLAAILVFGFYIVVGLPSALEPIVTKTADLAFLTELDNWVGSYFLVVVGLLEAIVVGWLFGEKKTLQEINSGSHWKLSSSFFNLMIKYITPITIAVLLIFSTKSYIESGYFKWVPSFVEGTPVLVPWVQGARLLLVGILTLGFIEAYYTIQRKYGKSAQVQKSINA, from the coding sequence ATGGCAAATAACAGGGAAAATTGGGGTACAAAATTAGGACTCATCCTTGCAATGGCCGGGAACGCTATAGGCCTTGGCAACTTCTGGCGGTTTCCCTACCAGGTCGCCAAAAACGGCGGCGGCGCTTTCATGCTTCCTTACTTTGCTGCATTGCTCCTTCTTGGAATTCCTCTTATTTATGTAGAATGGATGCAGGGCCGGTTCGGTGGAAAATACGGCCACGGCACCGTAGGCTGCATGACCTACCTGCAGGCACGGGAGAAAGTAGGGCATGCAACTGCGGCCTTCTTGGGAGCGCTTGTAGGAATGCTTGTGTTTTCAGTGACAACTTTGGTAAATGCTTATTATACGCAGATAATAGGTTGGACTCTTGGGTATTCTTATCTTTCATTGACGGGCGGCTACATGGACGCGGCTAAGTCTACAGGAGAAGTTTTTGTAAGTTATATTCAAAATCCAGTGATGTCCCTTGGATTCTGGGCTTTGGCTCTGGCTATGCTTGCTTATGCCCTTGCTCGCGGAGTTCAAAAAGGTATTGAAGCATGGGCAAAAGTTATGATGCCGCTTCTTTACCTATTCGGACTAATCCTTATTGTAAGGGCTTTGACCTTAGGTTCGCCGGTAAACCCCGATTGGTCTCCCATAAAAGGACTCGACTATCTCTGGAGTCCGAAGTGGAATGAACTCAAATGGGAATCGGCATTGGCGGCTGCAGGTCAGATATTCTTCACCTTATCCCTTGGAATGGGAATAATCCAAAACTATGCATCTTACTTGAAACCCGATGACGACATAGTTCTTTCGGCAACTACTACGGTGTTTTTGAATGAATTTGCAGAAGTGATCCTGGGCGGTACCATCGCGATACCGATAGCCTTTACTTTTCTTGGCCCTGAAGGCATAGCGGGTGGCGTTGGGCTTTCGTTTATAGCGCTTCCAAACGTATTCAGGATGATGCCAGGGGGACAGTTTTTTGGCGCTTTCTGGTTTTTGGTATTGTTCTTTGCAGGTTTTACGTCGGCGATTGCGATGTACAACTACCTGATAACCATCCTTGAAGAAGACCTAAGCGTGCCGAGAAAATTGGCTGCTATATTGGTATTCGGTTTTTATATAGTGGTGGGACTGCCGTCAGCACTAGAACCGATCGTGACCAAAACTGCCGACCTTGCTTTCCTCACAGAACTGGACAACTGGGTGGGCAGCTATTTCCTTGTAGTGGTAGGCCTTTTGGAAGCAATAGTAGTTGGCTGGCTGTTCGGTGAGAAGAAGACCCTCCAGGAAATAAACTCCGGAAGCCATTGGAAATTGTCGTCTTCTTTCTTCAACTTGATGATAAAGTATATTACTCCTATTACAATTGCTGTGCTGCTAATTTTCTCGACAAAGAGTTATATCGAGAGCGGTTATTTCAAATGGGTACCTAGCTTTGTTGAAGGAACGCCAGTCCTTGTCCCGTGGGTTCAAGGAGCGCGCCTGCTGCTTGTTGGAATCCTAACTTTAGGATTCATCGAAGCGTATTACACTATACAGAGAAAGTACGGTAAGAGCGCTCAAGTGCAGAAGAGCATAAATGCTTAA
- the megL gene encoding methionine gamma-lyase: MGFNTKAIHAGQKHDAVTGAHVTPIYQTSTFVFENVDQGARRFAGEEGGYIYTRLGNPTVTELEEKMAILEGGEAAIATASGMAAISTVLFTLLKQGEHIVANDTLYGCTHSFLSHIAPKYGIEVTFTDLSDLSNLEKAIKPNTKVVYVETPANPTLKLVDLKETAEIAHRAGARVVVDNTFMTPYLQRPIEHGVDIVVHSATKYIGGHGDVIAGIIVGPKDLITEMKMPYLKDIGGVISPFDAWLLLRGIKTLGLRMDRHCQNAQKVAEYLENHPMIEKVYYPGLPSHPQHELAKRQMDGFGGMISFELKGGIEAGKVLMNSVKLITLAVSLGCVDSLIQHPASMTHSPVPREERLKAGITDGLVRLSVGIEDVEDIIADLDQALRRVQESLQA, from the coding sequence ATGGGTTTTAACACAAAGGCCATTCACGCCGGACAAAAGCATGACGCGGTGACCGGGGCCCATGTTACGCCGATTTACCAAACTTCGACCTTCGTTTTTGAAAATGTCGACCAGGGTGCGAGGCGCTTCGCCGGTGAAGAAGGAGGTTATATTTACACCAGGCTAGGCAATCCCACCGTTACTGAGCTGGAAGAAAAAATGGCGATTTTGGAAGGCGGTGAGGCAGCTATAGCCACTGCTTCCGGCATGGCAGCTATTTCTACGGTGCTCTTTACCCTGTTAAAGCAGGGGGAACACATAGTAGCAAACGACACCCTTTACGGGTGCACCCACAGCTTTTTGAGCCATATAGCTCCCAAATACGGGATAGAAGTTACGTTTACTGACCTTTCTGACCTTTCGAATCTCGAAAAAGCCATTAAGCCCAACACCAAAGTGGTATATGTGGAAACTCCGGCCAACCCCACATTGAAGCTGGTGGACCTCAAGGAGACGGCGGAAATAGCCCACCGGGCGGGTGCGAGGGTGGTCGTCGACAACACCTTTATGACGCCATACTTGCAAAGGCCCATCGAGCACGGGGTTGACATTGTGGTCCACAGCGCCACCAAGTATATAGGCGGCCACGGAGATGTAATTGCGGGTATAATCGTCGGACCGAAGGATTTGATAACCGAAATGAAGATGCCGTATCTTAAGGATATCGGGGGAGTAATCAGCCCCTTTGATGCATGGCTCCTTTTGAGGGGGATAAAGACTCTGGGCCTCAGGATGGACCGTCACTGCCAGAATGCTCAGAAGGTGGCGGAATATTTGGAGAACCATCCGATGATAGAAAAGGTATACTACCCAGGGCTTCCTTCCCACCCGCAGCATGAGCTGGCCAAAAGGCAGATGGATGGGTTCGGTGGAATGATAAGTTTCGAACTCAAAGGCGGAATAGAGGCAGGCAAGGTTTTAATGAACAGCGTTAAATTGATAACCCTTGCGGTGAGTTTGGGATGCGTGGATTCTTTGATTCAGCATCCGGCTTCAATGACGCATTCTCCAGTGCCGAGAGAGGAAAGGTTGAAAGCTGGTATTACAGATGGCCTTGTGAGGCTTTCAGTTGGTATTGAGGATGTGGAGGATATTATTGCGGACTTGGACCAGGCTTTAAGGCGGGTTCAAGAAAGCTTGCAAGCTTAA
- a CDS encoding MetS family NSS transporter small subunit, protein MSGGALFFMILAWAVILGGCYITLSNLVKYQAK, encoded by the coding sequence ATGTCAGGCGGTGCTTTGTTTTTCATGATATTGGCATGGGCAGTGATACTTGGAGGTTGCTACATTACTCTGAGCAATCTAGTAAAGTATCAGGCGAAATAA
- the buk gene encoding butyrate kinase, translated as MGLYILAINPGSTSTKISIFDGENEVFTENIVHNYEELKKFKKVIDQQDYRYKAVINALKERRFPLDKIDVIVARGGIMRPVRAGTYRINEKMLEDLKNAVGGEHASNVSAFIAHRLAKEKGIPAYVVDPVSVDEMEDVARISGLFGIDRKSLSHALNIRRVVYKIVQELGKTPTELNFIVAHLGGGISIAAIEKGRMVDVESSNCQGPFSPERSGGLPILELVELCYSGKYTKEEIKRKLIQEGGLYSYLGTKDVKEVEERAQNGDKKSALLLDAMIYQIAKGIGEMATVLKGEVDFIVLTGGIARSERICDAISERVEFIAPVRRIPGEEEMKALAEAVCRVMKGEEEVLCYGEEFQYV; from the coding sequence ATGGGGTTATATATACTTGCAATAAATCCGGGCTCAACATCTACTAAGATATCGATATTTGATGGTGAAAACGAAGTTTTCACCGAGAATATAGTGCACAATTATGAAGAATTGAAGAAGTTCAAAAAAGTTATAGATCAACAGGACTACCGCTATAAAGCCGTAATAAATGCTTTAAAGGAAAGGAGATTTCCACTAGACAAAATAGATGTAATTGTAGCGCGTGGAGGAATAATGCGGCCTGTGAGAGCCGGGACGTACCGCATAAATGAAAAGATGCTCGAAGACTTAAAAAATGCAGTGGGAGGAGAGCACGCTTCTAACGTTTCGGCCTTCATCGCCCACCGCTTAGCAAAAGAAAAGGGCATCCCGGCGTACGTAGTTGACCCGGTTTCGGTTGATGAAATGGAAGATGTGGCGCGGATTTCTGGGCTATTCGGAATAGACAGAAAGAGCCTTTCCCATGCGCTCAATATCAGGCGCGTCGTGTATAAAATTGTCCAAGAGCTGGGGAAAACACCAACGGAGCTCAATTTCATAGTAGCCCACCTTGGGGGAGGAATTTCCATTGCTGCCATCGAAAAAGGGCGGATGGTGGATGTGGAGAGTTCAAACTGCCAAGGACCCTTTTCCCCTGAAAGATCAGGCGGGCTGCCCATACTGGAGCTGGTTGAATTGTGTTACAGCGGCAAATATACGAAAGAGGAGATAAAAAGAAAGTTAATCCAGGAAGGCGGTCTTTATTCGTACCTCGGCACGAAAGATGTAAAAGAAGTGGAAGAAAGGGCACAAAATGGCGATAAAAAATCCGCACTCCTTTTAGATGCCATGATATACCAGATAGCCAAAGGCATAGGAGAGATGGCGACAGTATTGAAAGGCGAAGTGGACTTTATAGTCCTCACAGGGGGTATTGCCAGGTCCGAGCGGATCTGTGACGCTATATCGGAAAGAGTAGAATTCATTGCGCCGGTAAGGAGGATTCCGGGCGAGGAGGAGATGAAGGCATTGGCAGAGGCGGTGTGCCGAGTGATGAAAGGTGAAGAGGAAGTTTTATGCTACGGGGAGGAATTTCAATATGTTTAA
- a CDS encoding Glu/Leu/Phe/Val dehydrogenase dimerization domain-containing protein — MDIFKEMEKHDFEQIIFNYDKTTGLKAIIAIHDTTLGPALGGCRMWPYESENEALIDAMRLAKGMTYKCAISDNNFGGGKTVIIGDPKKDKSEALFRALGRFVQTLGGRYYTGTDVGTTGMDFVYASRESDYIVGLPEEYGGSGNSALPTAYGVYNGMKAAAKVVFGTESLKDLKVTIQGVGKVGQILADYLAEEGAKIIIADIIEENVEKVKRKHSQVGVVETEKIYDVECDIFAPCALGGILNDDTIPRLKCKIIAGAANNQLLEPRHGDILHEKGILYAPDYVINAGGLIQVADELEYKDDEKRHERVMMKAAAIYDILLKIFTISKEQNIPPHKVADRLAEERIEVIGKLKTNYVKR; from the coding sequence ATAGATATTTTTAAAGAAATGGAAAAGCACGATTTCGAACAGATAATTTTCAATTACGATAAGACCACAGGACTTAAGGCAATTATAGCCATTCACGATACCACTTTAGGTCCCGCGCTCGGTGGATGCCGCATGTGGCCTTACGAATCGGAGAATGAAGCCCTGATCGATGCCATGCGGCTTGCAAAAGGCATGACATATAAGTGCGCCATATCGGACAACAATTTCGGAGGTGGAAAGACGGTAATCATAGGTGACCCGAAGAAAGACAAGTCGGAGGCGCTTTTTAGGGCATTGGGTAGGTTTGTTCAGACTTTAGGGGGGAGGTACTACACCGGTACCGATGTAGGAACTACAGGAATGGATTTCGTGTATGCCAGCAGAGAATCCGACTATATTGTGGGGTTGCCTGAGGAATATGGAGGTAGCGGAAATTCTGCTCTTCCGACGGCTTACGGTGTTTACAATGGAATGAAAGCTGCCGCCAAGGTAGTTTTTGGAACAGAATCTTTGAAAGACTTAAAAGTTACTATTCAAGGGGTGGGCAAGGTCGGGCAGATTTTAGCGGATTATCTCGCCGAAGAGGGAGCAAAGATAATAATAGCAGATATAATCGAGGAAAATGTTGAGAAGGTCAAGAGGAAGCATTCTCAAGTGGGAGTAGTAGAAACTGAAAAGATTTACGATGTAGAATGCGATATATTTGCTCCTTGTGCACTTGGTGGGATATTGAACGATGATACCATACCGAGATTAAAATGCAAAATAATAGCCGGTGCTGCCAACAACCAGCTACTAGAACCGCGCCATGGAGATATTCTTCACGAAAAAGGCATCTTATATGCCCCCGATTATGTAATAAACGCTGGAGGGTTAATACAGGTAGCCGACGAACTGGAATATAAGGATGATGAAAAAAGGCATGAGAGGGTAATGATGAAGGCTGCTGCCATTTATGATATACTCCTCAAGATATTCACAATAAGTAAGGAACAAAATATTCCTCCGCACAAGGTAGCTGATAGGCTTGCTGAAGAAAGAATAGAAGTTATTGGAAAACTTAAGACCAATTACGTAAAAAGATAG
- a CDS encoding bifunctional enoyl-CoA hydratase/phosphate acetyltransferase, which produces MFKKFTDMLEKLRNFPPLRISVVQAADAVVLEAIKDACNEGIIEPILVGEKEKIQREALRAGFSFENVEIVDCSAEETPFTGVRLVRENKADVLMKGVIDTAVFMKAVLNPDFGLRTGELLSHLAAFEVPNFDRIIFVTDGGVNIAPNLEEKISILKNAIRALRAIGYSEPKVAVLSAVEAVSFKMQSSVDAAIIAKMAERNQIKGALIDGPLALDNAVSEEAALHKGIKSPVAGKADLILVPNIETGNALGKSMTFLAGGLMAGIVVGAKAPIVLPSRADSPLSKLMSIVLACLIKRGEDF; this is translated from the coding sequence ATGTTTAAAAAATTTACCGATATGCTGGAAAAATTGAGAAACTTCCCCCCTTTGCGCATAAGTGTAGTACAGGCCGCCGATGCCGTAGTATTGGAAGCCATCAAGGATGCCTGTAACGAGGGGATAATCGAGCCGATTTTAGTCGGGGAAAAAGAAAAAATTCAAAGAGAGGCGCTGAGAGCAGGATTTTCTTTTGAAAATGTCGAAATTGTAGATTGTTCGGCGGAGGAAACTCCCTTTACCGGTGTTCGCTTGGTTCGGGAAAACAAAGCCGATGTGCTCATGAAGGGGGTGATTGATACTGCCGTTTTCATGAAGGCTGTCCTAAATCCCGATTTTGGTTTGAGGACTGGCGAGCTTCTAAGCCATCTGGCGGCCTTTGAAGTGCCCAATTTCGACAGGATAATTTTCGTGACCGATGGCGGCGTAAATATCGCGCCAAACCTCGAAGAAAAGATTTCCATCCTGAAAAATGCAATAAGAGCCTTAAGAGCTATCGGTTATTCCGAACCAAAAGTAGCCGTGCTCTCTGCGGTGGAGGCCGTTTCTTTTAAGATGCAGTCTTCGGTAGATGCCGCTATCATCGCGAAAATGGCGGAAAGAAACCAGATAAAAGGCGCTTTGATAGATGGCCCCTTGGCCTTAGACAACGCCGTAAGTGAGGAAGCGGCTTTGCACAAGGGTATAAAAAGCCCGGTAGCAGGCAAAGCCGACCTAATCCTGGTCCCCAATATTGAGACGGGCAATGCTTTGGGAAAATCCATGACATTTCTTGCAGGGGGTCTTATGGCGGGTATAGTCGTCGGAGCAAAGGCACCGATAGTCCTGCCGTCGCGTGCGGATTCACCCCTTTCCAAATTGATGTCAATAGTTTTAGCATGTCTTATTAAGCGAGGTGAAGATTTTTGA
- the iorA gene encoding indolepyruvate ferredoxin oxidoreductase subunit alpha: MKKAFLTGNEAIARGAYEFGVSFASAYPGTPSTEILENIAKYPEIYAEWAPNEKVALEAAAGASMAGARAVVSMKHVGLNVAADPLFTLAYTGVNGGLVIVTADDPGMHSSQNEQDNRNFAPFAKIPMLEPSDSQESKDLIGEALKISEMFDTPVLFRTTTRISHSRSVVQLGERSSFGVKPYSKNPGKFAMIPGFARKRRINLKERLKALEDFSEQFPYNKVEWGKNSEIGIITSGISYQYVKEVFGNEVSVLKLTMTFPLPKKLIAAFAEKVKELYVVEELDPYLENLIEAMGFKVKGKELIPEIGELTSEILREKLKGERQNNDLGLYAQLPPRPPVLCPGCPHRGVFYVLKKMKAVVTSDIGCYSLGVLPPLESIDSILCMGASISMGHGFKKAFEVNGEDATVITVIGDSTFLHSGITSLMDAVYNRSNTINIIVDNSITAMTGHQHHPGTGYNAKEEPAPAVSLEAICRAIGVEKVVVVDSYDLKAVEGAVKEAMKYKDGPSVIIARRACALLKGKGPKGLYAVNEKKCRKCKICLRLGCPAIQVKDERLFISPLSCVGCAVCAQVCPFGAIEKAGDE; encoded by the coding sequence TTGAAGAAAGCATTTCTTACCGGAAACGAGGCGATAGCCAGAGGTGCTTATGAATTCGGAGTAAGTTTTGCATCTGCCTATCCGGGAACTCCCAGCACTGAAATATTGGAAAATATAGCAAAATACCCCGAAATATACGCTGAATGGGCTCCAAACGAAAAGGTGGCCCTCGAAGCTGCAGCAGGAGCTTCTATGGCCGGCGCAAGGGCTGTAGTTTCGATGAAGCACGTGGGTTTGAATGTGGCGGCTGATCCCCTTTTTACTCTGGCATACACTGGAGTTAATGGAGGTCTTGTCATTGTAACTGCCGATGACCCGGGTATGCACAGCTCCCAAAATGAACAGGACAACAGAAATTTTGCCCCCTTTGCGAAAATTCCCATGTTGGAACCTTCTGACAGTCAGGAGTCAAAAGACCTGATTGGCGAAGCTTTGAAAATAAGCGAGATGTTTGATACCCCGGTTCTTTTCAGGACAACAACGCGCATTTCGCACAGCAGAAGCGTTGTCCAGTTGGGGGAGAGAAGTTCTTTTGGTGTGAAGCCTTATTCCAAGAATCCGGGAAAATTTGCCATGATCCCCGGATTTGCAAGGAAAAGAAGAATTAATTTAAAGGAAAGACTTAAAGCACTCGAAGATTTTAGCGAACAGTTCCCTTACAACAAGGTAGAGTGGGGAAAAAATAGTGAAATAGGAATAATAACGAGCGGTATCAGTTACCAGTACGTAAAGGAAGTCTTTGGCAATGAAGTAAGTGTGCTGAAGCTCACGATGACCTTCCCCCTTCCCAAAAAACTCATCGCTGCTTTTGCAGAAAAGGTAAAGGAGCTCTATGTGGTTGAGGAGCTAGATCCGTACCTCGAAAACCTGATAGAGGCGATGGGATTCAAGGTAAAGGGCAAGGAGCTAATTCCGGAAATTGGTGAATTAACCTCTGAGATACTCAGGGAAAAACTTAAAGGGGAAAGGCAGAATAATGACCTCGGACTATATGCTCAACTGCCTCCAAGGCCTCCAGTGTTATGTCCAGGATGCCCGCATAGGGGTGTTTTCTACGTTCTAAAAAAGATGAAAGCGGTAGTGACCAGCGATATTGGGTGTTATAGCCTGGGTGTGCTTCCTCCATTGGAGTCCATCGACAGCATCCTGTGCATGGGTGCCAGCATAAGCATGGGGCACGGATTTAAAAAGGCTTTTGAGGTTAACGGAGAAGATGCTACAGTGATAACAGTCATCGGAGATTCCACTTTCCTGCATTCGGGCATTACGTCCCTAATGGATGCGGTATATAACCGGAGCAACACCATAAATATAATTGTAGATAACAGTATTACTGCAATGACCGGCCACCAGCACCATCCCGGCACGGGGTACAACGCAAAAGAAGAACCAGCTCCAGCGGTATCTCTGGAAGCAATTTGCAGGGCTATTGGCGTCGAAAAGGTGGTTGTGGTAGATTCTTACGATTTGAAAGCGGTAGAAGGCGCGGTAAAAGAGGCAATGAAATACAAAGACGGTCCGAGCGTGATAATAGCGAGAAGAGCCTGTGCGTTACTGAAAGGGAAAGGACCAAAGGGACTCTATGCTGTAAATGAGAAAAAGTGCAGGAAGTGCAAAATATGCTTGAGGCTTGGATGTCCTGCGATCCAGGTCAAAGACGAGAGGCTGTTCATTAGCCCCTTGAGCTGCGTTGGGTGCGCGGTATGCGCCCAGGTTTGTCCTTTCGGCGCAATAGAAAAGGCAGGTGATGAATAA